A genomic region of Nymphalis io chromosome 3, ilAglIoxx1.1, whole genome shotgun sequence contains the following coding sequences:
- the LOC126781076 gene encoding villin-like protein quail isoform X2 — protein sequence MHILEIGAEQEDEGGQPRTAPQEATFRTVPRDHTTFLIWRVTESGTELLHRSHYGTFYDTEAYLLYSCSLPGQPAGPDVIRRETKENGNGEYAERHVHAWASERSSSLAALTVRRATQLLNHLGSPVVLYRECATKESPRMLSYFRDGIRIIRNSSLNGSARLYRVRGHRPVVLQLEPVSWAQLSSDGVFVLDTSTLIVLWLGRAANLIEKIFGAKIAYRMARGPEKGMMIRRIAIAHDGYEQTLPVADRELLNNLLELRSRSIRPPPSVAESPRPARLYKVTQPPRISPINVPSQKSAARLEEIKRAPLYREDLQDDSVYIVDGGSRGVWAWVGASAKPSESRGALAAARGLARAKRLSGPVATMVAGREPLEFAALFHRWSWADARRDVRVRAARSATTKLDAVSLASNAWLAAEAQLPDDGSGSLRMWRVSPADGELREIERPQQAAFYDQDCYIALYTYHAPTGDQTILYYWMGGSSPNDLRNLGAKEAKDLYTKLARLPIQAWIYQGKEPAHFLQIFKGRMITYIGSATDYDPSGRRVVPPPRALIRVSGQYAREARGAQAGRGAGAGACYVLRDGARVWVWCAASATGDEREVAKNMAAADHTLVMQGKEKPDFWAALGDRRQLLEPSPLKEVERPLPPRLFYVSLGVAGQYSFEEIISFSQYELAPEMAAVLDAHAAVFVWLGAHCGPRARDDARALALAYLAHDPAARDPETPVIVISQGREPPNFTGFFPHWKNSMWKGHKTFSAIVSALEGKAIVRGSNNSLNSGNSENRFDQHEKYPLSVLRGPKEHMPSDVDPLTKELYLTHDDFVSTFNMAYNEFRSLPSWKQKELKKSVGLF from the exons gaGTCGGGTACAGAGCTCTTACATCGGTCACACTATGGCACATTCTATGATACTGAGGCATATTTGCTTTATTCTTGCTCACTTCCGGGCCAGCCTGCTGGACCAGATGTTATT CGTcgtgaaacaaaagaaaatggcAACGGAGAATACGCCGAGCGACACGTGCATGCCTGGGCTAGCGAACGCAGCAGTTCGCTAGCGGCGCTTACGGTGCGACGCGCTACTCAACTATTAAACCATTTAGGGTCGCCAGTGGTGCTCTACCGGGAATGCGCAACTAAGGAATCACCGAGAATGCTATCGTATTTTCGAGACGGCATAAG GATTATCCGTAATAGTTCCTTGAATGGTTCTGCTCGTCTATACCGCGTGCGCGGTCATAGACCTGTGGTACTTCAATTAGAACCAGTATCATGGGCACAGCTATCCTCAGACGGTGTGTTCGTGCTGGATACATCTACCTTAATCGTTTTATGGCTTGGTCGCGCTGctaatttgattgaaaaaatTTTCGGTGCTaag atCGCCTATCGCATGGCACGTGGACCAGAAAAAGGAATGATGATACGACGCATAGCAATTGCACATGATGGTTACGAACAAACATTGCCAGTGGCAGATCGCGAGCTTCTGAATAATCTGCTTGAACTTCGTTCACGTTCTATTCGACCGCCACCTTCCGTCGCAGAGTCCCCGCGACCTGCAAGATTATATAAAGTAACACAGCCTCCGAGGATATCTCCCATAAATGTACCGTCACAAAAGTCAGCAGCAAGATTGGAAGAAATCAAACGCGCGCCTCTATATAGAGAAGATTTACAGGATGAT AGTGTGTACATAGTTGATGGCGGGTCTCGCGGAGTATGGGCTTGGGTAGGCGCGAGCGCAAAGCCTTCTGAGAGTCGCGGAGCTCTCGCAGCAGCTAGAGGCCTCGCGCGAGCCAAGAGGCTCTCAGGTCCAGTAGCTACCATGGTTGCTGGGCGCGAGCCGCTAGAGTTTGCAGCGTTATTTCATCGCTGGAGCTGGGCGGATGCGCGTCGCGACGTACGCGTTCGAGCAGCCCGATCTGCCACCACGAAGTTGGATGCTGTCAGTCTCGCTTCTAATGCATGGCTAGCTGCTGAA GCCCAGCTGCCAGACGACGGGTCGGGCTCGCTTCGTATGTGGCGCGTGTCGCCTGCCGACGGCGAGCTGCGGGAGATCGAGCGCCCGCAGCAGGCCGCCTTTTACGACCAGGACTGCTACATCGCGCTCTACACCTACCACGCTCCTACGGGAGACCAGACCATACTCTACTATTGGATG GGTGGCTCTTCGCCAAATGATCTGAGAAATTTGGGTGCTAAAGAAGCCAAAGATCTCTACACTAAGTTAGCACGTCTTCCCATTCAG gcTTGGATATATCAAGGCAAGGAACCGGCGCATTTTCTGCAAATCTTCAAAGGTCGAATGATTACTTACATCGGAAGTGCAACCGACTACGATC CGAGCGGGCGGCGAGTGGTCCCGCCGCCCCGCGCTCTGATCCGCGTGTCGGGCCAGTACGCGCGCGAGGCGCGCGGCGCGCAGGCGGGGCGCGGCGCAGGCGCGGGCGCGTGCTACGTGCTGCGGGACGGCGCGCGCGTGTGGGTGTGGTGCGCCGCCAGCGCCACCGGCGACGAGCGGGAGGTCGCCAAGAACATGGCCGCCGCCGACCACACGCTCGTCATGCAGG GAAAGGAGAAGCCAGACTTCTGGGCTGCTTTGGGCGACAGACGACAGTTACTAGAGCCGTCCCCGCTTAAAGAAGTGGAGCGTCCACTACCTCCCCGCTTGTTCTACGTCTCACTCGGTGTGGCCGGTCAATACTCGT TCGAGGAGATAATCTCGTTCAGCCAGTACGAGCTGGCGCCGGAGATGGCGGCGGTGCTGGACGCGCACGCGGCGGTGTTCGTGTGGCTCGGCGCGCACTGCGGGCCGCGCGCGCGGGACGAcgcgcgcgcgctcgcgctggCCTACCTCGCGCACG ATCCAGCAGCCCGAGATCCCGAGACACCTGTGATTGTAATCAGTCAGGGCCGAGAACCGCCAAACTTTACTGGATTCTTTCCGCACTGGAAAAATTCTATGTGGAAG GGTCACAAAACATTCAGCGCAATCGTGAGCGCTTTGGAAGGTAAAGCGATCGTTCGAGGAAGTAACAACTCATTAAACAGCGGGAACAGTGAGAACCGCTTCGACCAACACGAGAAGTACCCGCTGTCCGTGCTGCGCGGACCCAAGGAGCACATGCCAAGCGACGTCGACCCGCTCACGAAGGAG CTATATCTGACCCACGACGACTTTGTATCAACATTTAACATGGCTTACAACGAGTTCCGTTCATTGCCTTCGTGGAAACAAAAGGAATTGAAAAAATCCGTGGGACTGTTTTga
- the LOC126781076 gene encoding villin-like protein quail isoform X3, with protein sequence MDTYQEDEGGQPRTAPQEATFRTVPRDHTTFLIWRVTESGTELLHRSHYGTFYDTEAYLLYSCSLPGQPAGPDVIRRETKENGNGEYAERHVHAWASERSSSLAALTVRRATQLLNHLGSPVVLYRECATKESPRMLSYFRDGIRIIRNSSLNGSARLYRVRGHRPVVLQLEPVSWAQLSSDGVFVLDTSTLIVLWLGRAANLIEKIFGAKIAYRMARGPEKGMMIRRIAIAHDGYEQTLPVADRELLNNLLELRSRSIRPPPSVAESPRPARLYKVTQPPRISPINVPSQKSAARLEEIKRAPLYREDLQDDSVYIVDGGSRGVWAWVGASAKPSESRGALAAARGLARAKRLSGPVATMVAGREPLEFAALFHRWSWADARRDVRVRAARSATTKLDAVSLASNAWLAAEAQLPDDGSGSLRMWRVSPADGELREIERPQQAAFYDQDCYIALYTYHAPTGDQTILYYWMGGSSPNDLRNLGAKEAKDLYTKLARLPIQAWIYQGKEPAHFLQIFKGRMITYIGSATDYDPSGRRVVPPPRALIRVSGQYAREARGAQAGRGAGAGACYVLRDGARVWVWCAASATGDEREVAKNMAAADHTLVMQGKEKPDFWAALGDRRQLLEPSPLKEVERPLPPRLFYVSLGVAGQYSFEEIISFSQYELAPEMAAVLDAHAAVFVWLGAHCGPRARDDARALALAYLAHDPAARDPETPVIVISQGREPPNFTGFFPHWKNSMWKGHKTFSAIVSALEGKAIVRGSNNSLNSGNSENRFDQHEKYPLSVLRGPKEHMPSDVDPLTKELYLTHDDFVSTFNMAYNEFRSLPSWKQKELKKSVGLF encoded by the exons gaGTCGGGTACAGAGCTCTTACATCGGTCACACTATGGCACATTCTATGATACTGAGGCATATTTGCTTTATTCTTGCTCACTTCCGGGCCAGCCTGCTGGACCAGATGTTATT CGTcgtgaaacaaaagaaaatggcAACGGAGAATACGCCGAGCGACACGTGCATGCCTGGGCTAGCGAACGCAGCAGTTCGCTAGCGGCGCTTACGGTGCGACGCGCTACTCAACTATTAAACCATTTAGGGTCGCCAGTGGTGCTCTACCGGGAATGCGCAACTAAGGAATCACCGAGAATGCTATCGTATTTTCGAGACGGCATAAG GATTATCCGTAATAGTTCCTTGAATGGTTCTGCTCGTCTATACCGCGTGCGCGGTCATAGACCTGTGGTACTTCAATTAGAACCAGTATCATGGGCACAGCTATCCTCAGACGGTGTGTTCGTGCTGGATACATCTACCTTAATCGTTTTATGGCTTGGTCGCGCTGctaatttgattgaaaaaatTTTCGGTGCTaag atCGCCTATCGCATGGCACGTGGACCAGAAAAAGGAATGATGATACGACGCATAGCAATTGCACATGATGGTTACGAACAAACATTGCCAGTGGCAGATCGCGAGCTTCTGAATAATCTGCTTGAACTTCGTTCACGTTCTATTCGACCGCCACCTTCCGTCGCAGAGTCCCCGCGACCTGCAAGATTATATAAAGTAACACAGCCTCCGAGGATATCTCCCATAAATGTACCGTCACAAAAGTCAGCAGCAAGATTGGAAGAAATCAAACGCGCGCCTCTATATAGAGAAGATTTACAGGATGAT AGTGTGTACATAGTTGATGGCGGGTCTCGCGGAGTATGGGCTTGGGTAGGCGCGAGCGCAAAGCCTTCTGAGAGTCGCGGAGCTCTCGCAGCAGCTAGAGGCCTCGCGCGAGCCAAGAGGCTCTCAGGTCCAGTAGCTACCATGGTTGCTGGGCGCGAGCCGCTAGAGTTTGCAGCGTTATTTCATCGCTGGAGCTGGGCGGATGCGCGTCGCGACGTACGCGTTCGAGCAGCCCGATCTGCCACCACGAAGTTGGATGCTGTCAGTCTCGCTTCTAATGCATGGCTAGCTGCTGAA GCCCAGCTGCCAGACGACGGGTCGGGCTCGCTTCGTATGTGGCGCGTGTCGCCTGCCGACGGCGAGCTGCGGGAGATCGAGCGCCCGCAGCAGGCCGCCTTTTACGACCAGGACTGCTACATCGCGCTCTACACCTACCACGCTCCTACGGGAGACCAGACCATACTCTACTATTGGATG GGTGGCTCTTCGCCAAATGATCTGAGAAATTTGGGTGCTAAAGAAGCCAAAGATCTCTACACTAAGTTAGCACGTCTTCCCATTCAG gcTTGGATATATCAAGGCAAGGAACCGGCGCATTTTCTGCAAATCTTCAAAGGTCGAATGATTACTTACATCGGAAGTGCAACCGACTACGATC CGAGCGGGCGGCGAGTGGTCCCGCCGCCCCGCGCTCTGATCCGCGTGTCGGGCCAGTACGCGCGCGAGGCGCGCGGCGCGCAGGCGGGGCGCGGCGCAGGCGCGGGCGCGTGCTACGTGCTGCGGGACGGCGCGCGCGTGTGGGTGTGGTGCGCCGCCAGCGCCACCGGCGACGAGCGGGAGGTCGCCAAGAACATGGCCGCCGCCGACCACACGCTCGTCATGCAGG GAAAGGAGAAGCCAGACTTCTGGGCTGCTTTGGGCGACAGACGACAGTTACTAGAGCCGTCCCCGCTTAAAGAAGTGGAGCGTCCACTACCTCCCCGCTTGTTCTACGTCTCACTCGGTGTGGCCGGTCAATACTCGT TCGAGGAGATAATCTCGTTCAGCCAGTACGAGCTGGCGCCGGAGATGGCGGCGGTGCTGGACGCGCACGCGGCGGTGTTCGTGTGGCTCGGCGCGCACTGCGGGCCGCGCGCGCGGGACGAcgcgcgcgcgctcgcgctggCCTACCTCGCGCACG ATCCAGCAGCCCGAGATCCCGAGACACCTGTGATTGTAATCAGTCAGGGCCGAGAACCGCCAAACTTTACTGGATTCTTTCCGCACTGGAAAAATTCTATGTGGAAG GGTCACAAAACATTCAGCGCAATCGTGAGCGCTTTGGAAGGTAAAGCGATCGTTCGAGGAAGTAACAACTCATTAAACAGCGGGAACAGTGAGAACCGCTTCGACCAACACGAGAAGTACCCGCTGTCCGTGCTGCGCGGACCCAAGGAGCACATGCCAAGCGACGTCGACCCGCTCACGAAGGAG CTATATCTGACCCACGACGACTTTGTATCAACATTTAACATGGCTTACAACGAGTTCCGTTCATTGCCTTCGTGGAAACAAAAGGAATTGAAAAAATCCGTGGGACTGTTTTga
- the LOC126781076 gene encoding villin-like protein quail isoform X1: protein MVIYSVYHVVQEDEGGQPRTAPQEATFRTVPRDHTTFLIWRVTESGTELLHRSHYGTFYDTEAYLLYSCSLPGQPAGPDVIRRETKENGNGEYAERHVHAWASERSSSLAALTVRRATQLLNHLGSPVVLYRECATKESPRMLSYFRDGIRIIRNSSLNGSARLYRVRGHRPVVLQLEPVSWAQLSSDGVFVLDTSTLIVLWLGRAANLIEKIFGAKIAYRMARGPEKGMMIRRIAIAHDGYEQTLPVADRELLNNLLELRSRSIRPPPSVAESPRPARLYKVTQPPRISPINVPSQKSAARLEEIKRAPLYREDLQDDSVYIVDGGSRGVWAWVGASAKPSESRGALAAARGLARAKRLSGPVATMVAGREPLEFAALFHRWSWADARRDVRVRAARSATTKLDAVSLASNAWLAAEAQLPDDGSGSLRMWRVSPADGELREIERPQQAAFYDQDCYIALYTYHAPTGDQTILYYWMGGSSPNDLRNLGAKEAKDLYTKLARLPIQAWIYQGKEPAHFLQIFKGRMITYIGSATDYDPSGRRVVPPPRALIRVSGQYAREARGAQAGRGAGAGACYVLRDGARVWVWCAASATGDEREVAKNMAAADHTLVMQGKEKPDFWAALGDRRQLLEPSPLKEVERPLPPRLFYVSLGVAGQYSFEEIISFSQYELAPEMAAVLDAHAAVFVWLGAHCGPRARDDARALALAYLAHDPAARDPETPVIVISQGREPPNFTGFFPHWKNSMWKGHKTFSAIVSALEGKAIVRGSNNSLNSGNSENRFDQHEKYPLSVLRGPKEHMPSDVDPLTKELYLTHDDFVSTFNMAYNEFRSLPSWKQKELKKSVGLF from the exons gaGTCGGGTACAGAGCTCTTACATCGGTCACACTATGGCACATTCTATGATACTGAGGCATATTTGCTTTATTCTTGCTCACTTCCGGGCCAGCCTGCTGGACCAGATGTTATT CGTcgtgaaacaaaagaaaatggcAACGGAGAATACGCCGAGCGACACGTGCATGCCTGGGCTAGCGAACGCAGCAGTTCGCTAGCGGCGCTTACGGTGCGACGCGCTACTCAACTATTAAACCATTTAGGGTCGCCAGTGGTGCTCTACCGGGAATGCGCAACTAAGGAATCACCGAGAATGCTATCGTATTTTCGAGACGGCATAAG GATTATCCGTAATAGTTCCTTGAATGGTTCTGCTCGTCTATACCGCGTGCGCGGTCATAGACCTGTGGTACTTCAATTAGAACCAGTATCATGGGCACAGCTATCCTCAGACGGTGTGTTCGTGCTGGATACATCTACCTTAATCGTTTTATGGCTTGGTCGCGCTGctaatttgattgaaaaaatTTTCGGTGCTaag atCGCCTATCGCATGGCACGTGGACCAGAAAAAGGAATGATGATACGACGCATAGCAATTGCACATGATGGTTACGAACAAACATTGCCAGTGGCAGATCGCGAGCTTCTGAATAATCTGCTTGAACTTCGTTCACGTTCTATTCGACCGCCACCTTCCGTCGCAGAGTCCCCGCGACCTGCAAGATTATATAAAGTAACACAGCCTCCGAGGATATCTCCCATAAATGTACCGTCACAAAAGTCAGCAGCAAGATTGGAAGAAATCAAACGCGCGCCTCTATATAGAGAAGATTTACAGGATGAT AGTGTGTACATAGTTGATGGCGGGTCTCGCGGAGTATGGGCTTGGGTAGGCGCGAGCGCAAAGCCTTCTGAGAGTCGCGGAGCTCTCGCAGCAGCTAGAGGCCTCGCGCGAGCCAAGAGGCTCTCAGGTCCAGTAGCTACCATGGTTGCTGGGCGCGAGCCGCTAGAGTTTGCAGCGTTATTTCATCGCTGGAGCTGGGCGGATGCGCGTCGCGACGTACGCGTTCGAGCAGCCCGATCTGCCACCACGAAGTTGGATGCTGTCAGTCTCGCTTCTAATGCATGGCTAGCTGCTGAA GCCCAGCTGCCAGACGACGGGTCGGGCTCGCTTCGTATGTGGCGCGTGTCGCCTGCCGACGGCGAGCTGCGGGAGATCGAGCGCCCGCAGCAGGCCGCCTTTTACGACCAGGACTGCTACATCGCGCTCTACACCTACCACGCTCCTACGGGAGACCAGACCATACTCTACTATTGGATG GGTGGCTCTTCGCCAAATGATCTGAGAAATTTGGGTGCTAAAGAAGCCAAAGATCTCTACACTAAGTTAGCACGTCTTCCCATTCAG gcTTGGATATATCAAGGCAAGGAACCGGCGCATTTTCTGCAAATCTTCAAAGGTCGAATGATTACTTACATCGGAAGTGCAACCGACTACGATC CGAGCGGGCGGCGAGTGGTCCCGCCGCCCCGCGCTCTGATCCGCGTGTCGGGCCAGTACGCGCGCGAGGCGCGCGGCGCGCAGGCGGGGCGCGGCGCAGGCGCGGGCGCGTGCTACGTGCTGCGGGACGGCGCGCGCGTGTGGGTGTGGTGCGCCGCCAGCGCCACCGGCGACGAGCGGGAGGTCGCCAAGAACATGGCCGCCGCCGACCACACGCTCGTCATGCAGG GAAAGGAGAAGCCAGACTTCTGGGCTGCTTTGGGCGACAGACGACAGTTACTAGAGCCGTCCCCGCTTAAAGAAGTGGAGCGTCCACTACCTCCCCGCTTGTTCTACGTCTCACTCGGTGTGGCCGGTCAATACTCGT TCGAGGAGATAATCTCGTTCAGCCAGTACGAGCTGGCGCCGGAGATGGCGGCGGTGCTGGACGCGCACGCGGCGGTGTTCGTGTGGCTCGGCGCGCACTGCGGGCCGCGCGCGCGGGACGAcgcgcgcgcgctcgcgctggCCTACCTCGCGCACG ATCCAGCAGCCCGAGATCCCGAGACACCTGTGATTGTAATCAGTCAGGGCCGAGAACCGCCAAACTTTACTGGATTCTTTCCGCACTGGAAAAATTCTATGTGGAAG GGTCACAAAACATTCAGCGCAATCGTGAGCGCTTTGGAAGGTAAAGCGATCGTTCGAGGAAGTAACAACTCATTAAACAGCGGGAACAGTGAGAACCGCTTCGACCAACACGAGAAGTACCCGCTGTCCGTGCTGCGCGGACCCAAGGAGCACATGCCAAGCGACGTCGACCCGCTCACGAAGGAG CTATATCTGACCCACGACGACTTTGTATCAACATTTAACATGGCTTACAACGAGTTCCGTTCATTGCCTTCGTGGAAACAAAAGGAATTGAAAAAATCCGTGGGACTGTTTTga